The Cellulomonas shaoxiangyii sequence GACGGTCCGCTGCTCGCCGATCCGCTGCAGCAGCAGGCCGGTCTGCTCGCGCTCGGCCTGGCTCATGCCGGCGACGGGCTCGTCGAGCAGCAGCAGGCGGGCGTCCTGGACGAGCAGCATGCCGATCTCGAGCCACTGCTTCTGCCCGTGCGCGAGGACGCCGGCCGGCCGGTCGCGCACGTGCGCGAGGCCGACCGTCTCGAGGGCGGCCTCGACCTCGGCCGGCACGCCCTGCCGGCGCCGCAGGAGGCTGAGCGCCGGCCGCCGCGCCCCGGCGGCGATGTCGAGGTTCTGCAGCACGGTCAGCTCGTCGAAGACGCTCGCCGTCTGGAACGTGCGGCCCACGCCGGCCCGCGCGATGCGGTGCGACGGCCGGCCGAGCAGGTCGGCGCCCCCGAAGCTCGCGGACCCCGTCGCGGGGACGAGCCCGGTGATCGCGTCGACGACCGTCGTCTTGCCCGCACCGTTGGGGCCGATGAGGAACCGCAGGTCACCGCGGGTGACGGTGAGGTCGACGCCGTCGACGGCCACGAACCCGTCGAACACGACCCGCAGCCCGCGGACCTCCAGGTAGTCGTGCGTGAACCGCGCCGGCGGGGCGGCGAGCACCTGCTCGAGCGCCTCGGGGTCGAGGCGGGGGGCGTCGTCCGCGTCGGGTGCGGGCGTGGGGTCGCTCATGCGTGCCTCCCGGCGGTGTCGACGGTGTCGGTGGCGCTGCCCGCCCGGGGGTCGGCGGGTGCGTCGGTGCCGGGACCCGGCCCGGCGTCCGCCCCGGGACCGGCGTCCGGCCCGGCGGCGCCGCGCCGGCGGCGCAGCGCCCCGCCGAGCGTCGCGAGCCCGTTGGGCAGGAACGCGACGACCACGATGAACAGCGCCCCCTGGAAGTAGGTCCAGAAGGACGGGAACTGCTCGGACAGCGTCGTCTCGGCCCAGGACACGGCGATGGAGCCGAGCACGGGGCCCAGGAGCGTGGCGCGCCCGCCGATGGCGACGCCCACGAGCAGCGCGATGGAGGGCACGACGCCGACGTCGGCGGGCGAGATGATCCCGACGACCGGCGCGAACAGCGCACCGCCGATCGCCGCGAACGCCGCCGCCACCGCGTACGCGACGACCTTGACCACCGCGGGGTCGTACCCGAGGAACCGCACGCGGTTCTCCTGGTCGCGCACCGCCACGAGCAGCTCGCCGTAGCGCGAGCGCATGAGCAGCCGCACGGCCGCGACCATGGCGATGAGCACGCCGGCCGCGATGAGGTAGAGCATCCGCTTGTTGACCGGGTCGGCGAGGTCGTAGCCGAAGAACGACCGGAACCCGTTGAGCCCGTTCGTGCCGCCGGTGACCTTCTGCTGGCCGACGAGCAGGATCGCGAACGCCGCGGCGAGCGCCTGCGACAGGATCGCGAAGTACGCGCCGCGCACCCGCCGCCGGAAGACCGCCAGGCCGAGCACCGTCGCGATCGCGGCCGGCAGCACCAGGATGGCGAGGACCGTGACGACCGGGGAGCGCAGCGGCTCCCACCACGCCGGCACGACGCCGTCGCCGTACAGCAGCAGGAAGTCCGGGACGCCGCCCGGGCCGGCGTCCGACAGCTTCATGTGCATCGCCATGAGGTAGCCGCCGAGGCCGAAGAACACGCCCTGGCCCAGCACGAGCATCCCGCCGCGCCCCCACGCCAGCCCGATCCCGACCGCGACCATCGCCAGGCACAGGAACTTGGCGAGCAGGTTGAGCCGGAAGTCGGACAGCACGGCCGGCGCGACGCCGATCAGCAGCACCGCGGCGAGCGCGATCCCGCCCCACGCGCGCACGCCCTCGCGCCGCCACCACACGGGGCGCTCCCCCGTGTCCACCGCCGCCGCGCTCACGCGAGGCTCCGGGTGCGGACCGACACGAGCCCCTGCGGCCGCAGCTGCAGGAACGCGACGACGACGACGAACACGAGCACCTTCGCGAGGCTCGCGGTCGTCGAGTACTCGAACGCCGCCTGCAGGACCCCGAGCCCGACGGCGGCGATCACGGCGCCCTTGAGCTGGCCGATCCCGCCGGCGACGACCACCAGGAACGCGTCGACGATGTAGCTGGTCCCGAGCGTCGGGCCGATCGACCCGAGCAGCGTCAGCGCCACCCCGGCGATCCCCGCGATCCCGGACCCCACGAAGAAGGTCAGCCGGTCGGTGGCCCGCGTCGACACGCCCGACGTCTCCGCGAGGTCGCGGTTCTGCACCGTCGCGCGGATCCGCCGCCCGAGCGGCGTCACCTTGAGCACGACCGACAGCGCCCCGACGGCGACGATCGCGAGCGCGAGGATGAACAGGCGGCTCTTCGGCAGCTCCATGCCGAGCACCGGCACCGCGCCGGACAGCCACGCCGGTGCGCGCACGTCGACGTTCGGCGCACCGAACACGTCCCGCGCGAGCTGCTGCAGCACCAGCGAGACGCCGAACGTCACGAGCAGCGTGTCGAGCGGGCGCCGGTACATGCGCGAGATGAGCGTGACCTCGAGCAGCAGGCCGAGCAGCCCGCCGACGACGAAGCCGAGCGGCAGGGCGACGAGCAGCGAGACACCCGCGTCGGGCAGCACCTGCTGCACGACGAACGCGGTGTACGCGCCGGCCATCATGAACTCGCCGTGCGCCATGTTGATGACGCCCATCTGCCCGAAGGTCAGGGCGAGGCCGAGCGCGGCGAGCAGCAGGACCGAGCCGAGGCTCAGACCCGCGAACAGCTGGGGTAGCAGGGCGTCCATGGGCCGCCTTCCGTGGTGTGGTGCGCGGGCGACGGCCCGGCCGGCCGAGGGGTCGGACCGGCCGGGCCGTCGCGATCGGGGTGCGCGTGGGGCGTCAGGTCAGGACAGGCCCTCGGCCCAGTCGTAGCCCTCGAGGAACGGGTCCGGCTCGATCGGGCCGTCCGACTGCCACACCGGGTAGATGAGCCCGTCCTCGGCGATCTCGCCGATGTACGCCGTCTTGGCGATGTGGTGGTTGTCGCCGTCCACCGTGACGGTGCCCTCGGGGGCGTCGAACGACACGCCGTCGGCGGCCTCCTGGATGGCGGCGACGTCGAACGACTCCGCCTTCTCGACCATGCCCTTCCACAGGTACAGCGACGTGTAGGCGGCCTCCATCGGGTCGGAGGTCGGACGGTCGTCGCCGTACTTCTCCTTGAACGCCGCGACGAACTCCTCGTTCGCGGGCGACTCGACCGTCTGGTAGTAGTTCCACGCCGTCAGCTGGCCCGCGACGTTCTCGACGCCGATGCCGCCGACCTCCTCCTCCGCGATGGAGACGGAGACCACGGGCGCCGTCTCGGGCGTCAGGCCGACGTTCTTGTACTCCTTGAAGAACGCGACGTTCGAGTCGCCGTTCAGGGTGTTGAACACCGCGTCGGCGCCGGATGCCTTGAGCTTGTTGACGATCGTCGAGAAGTCGGTGTGCCCGAGCGGCGCGTACTCCTCGCCGACGATCTCGATGCCGTTCGCCTCGGCGTAGGCGTTGATGATCTTGTTCGCCGTGCGCGGGAAGACGTAGTCGGAGCCGACCAGGAAGACCTTCGTCTTGCCCTGCTCCTTGAGGTAGTCCATGCCGGGGATGATCTGCTGGTTGGTCGTCGCACCCGTGTAGAAGATGTTCGGCGACGCCTCCAGGCCCTCGTACTGGACCGGGTAGAACAGCAGCGCGTCGCGGGACTCGAAGACCGGCAGCATCGCCTTGCGCGACGACGAGGTCCAGCCGCCGAACACCGCGGCGACGCAGTCGGACGAGATGAGCTTCTCCGCCTTCTCGGCGAAGACGGTGGGCTCCGAGGCGCCGTCCTCGCCGACGATCTCGAGCTCCTTGCCGAGCACGCCGCCGGCCGCGTTGATCTCCTCCGCGGCGAGGTCGAGCGAGTCGCGCACGGTCTGCTCGGAGATCGCCATGGTGCCGGACAGCGAGTTGAGGAAGCCGATCTTCACGGTGTCGCCGGAGGTGTCCACGCAGGACTCACCACCCGACGACGTCGAGCCGGCCTCGCCGGAGGCGCCGGCGCGGGCGCCGCAGGCCGACAGGGCGAGCGCGGTGGCGAGGACGCCGGCGGACAGCGCGAGCGCGCGGCCACGGGACGCCCGGACAGGGAGGGGGTGTCGGGTCAACGCAGGTGCCTTTCGTCGGGACGTGCGAGGGGTCGGGAGGTGCTCGGGGCTGCCGGGTGCCGCGACGCACCGCGCTGTGTCCCGCGGCGTATACAGCCCGGTGCCCATGGGTGAGGACGCTAGGGACTCCGTGTTTCTCGGACCCCGCCCCGCACGTAAACACTGCGTTTCCGCCGGTCCCGACCCTGCGGCGCGGGCGGCCGCGGGGCCGCGACGCCGCCGTGACCAGGCCACCTGCTGCCAGGTGGCTGCATCGCCCGCCCCGCCGCCGGCGATAGCATCCCTGCCATGCCGCTGCGCCCCCTCGACCAGTCCGCGAAGCTCAAGGACGTCCTCTACGAGATCCGTGGCAAGGCGCTCGACGAGGCAGCCCGCATGGAGGCCGAGGGCCTGTCGGTCCTCAAGCTCAACACCGGCAACCCGGCGGCGTTCGGGTTCCACGCGCCGCACCAGATCGTCGCCGACGTCATCGCCGCGATCCCCCACGCGCACGGGTACACCGAGTCGCGCGGCATCCTGTCCGCCCGGCGGGCCATCGTCACGCGCTACGAGACCGTGCCCGGGTTCCCGACGTTCGACGTCGACGACGTGTACCTCGGCAACGGCGTCTCCGAGCTCATCACGATGACGCTGCAGGCCCTGCTCGACGAGGGCGACGAGGTGCTCATCCCCTCGCCCGACTACCCGCTGTGGACGGCCATGGCGAGCCTGTCCGACGGCAAGCCCGTGCACTACCGCTGCGACGAGTCCTCCGGCTGGCAGCCCGACGTCGAGGACATCCGCGCGCGGATCACGCCCCGCACCAAGGCCATCGTCGTCATCAACCCGAACAACCCGACCGGCGCCGTGTACAGCCGCGAGGTGCTCGAGCAGATCGCCGAGGTGGCGCGCGAGCACAGCCTCCTGCTGCTCGCCGACGAGATCTACGACCGCATCCTCTTCGACGGGGCGCAGCACGTCCCGCTGGCGTCCGTCGCGCCCGACCTGCTGTGCCTGACGTTCAACGGCCTGTCCAAGACCTACCGCGTCGCGGGTTACCGGTCGGGGTGGGTCGTCGTCACCGGGCCGCAGGCGCACGCGCGCGGGTTCCTCGAGGGCATGACGCTGCTCGCGTCGACGCGCCTGTGCCCCAACGTGCCCGCGCAGCACGCCATCCAGGCGGCGCTCGGCGGCGTCCAGTCGATCGAGGCGCTCGTCGCACCCGGCGGCCGGCTGTACGAGCAGCGCCAGGTCGCCTGGGAGGGCATCGCCTCGATCCCCGGCGTCGACTGCGTCCGCCCGGACGGCGCGCTGTACCTCTTCCCGCGCCTCGACCCCGAGGTGCACGAGATCCACGACGACGCCCAGCTCGTCTACGACCTGCTGGTCCGCGAGCGGATCCTGCTCGTGGCGGGCACGGGCTTCAACTGGCCGACACCCGACCACCTGCGCATCGTGACGCTGCCCGAGGCGCGGGTCCTGGCCGAGGCGGTCGAGCGGATGGGCAACTTCCTCGCGTCGTACCGCCAGGTGCCGGTGCGCCGCAGCGCCTGAGCGCACCGCACCGGTCCCGGCGCGGGACGGAGCGGGTACGCCGAGGGCCGGCCACCCCGTGCGGGGTGACCGGCCCTCGGACCGTTCAGTCGGTGCTGGACCGGCTCAGGCTCAGAAGCCGCCGCCGAAGTCCTCGCCGCCACCGGCCGGGGCCGCACCGGACTTCTCCGGCTTGTCGGCCACGACGGCCTCCGTGGTGAGGAACAGGGCAGCGATCGACGCGGCGTTCTGCAGCGCGGAACGCGTCACCTTGACCGGGTCGTTGACGCCCGCGGCCAGCAGGTCCTCGTACACACCGGTCGCGGCGTTGAGGCCCTGACCGGCGGGGAGGTTGCGGACCTTCTCCGCCACGACGCCGCCCTCGAGCCCGGCGTTGATCGCGATCTGCTTGAGCGGGGCCTCGATCGCGACGCGCACGATGTTGGCACCGGTCGCCTCGTCACCCTCGAGCTCGAGCTTCTCGAACGCGAGCTTGCCGGCGTGGATCAGCGCAACGCCACCACCGGCGACGATGCCCTCCTCGACGGCCGCCTTCGCGTTGCGCACGGCGTCCTCGATGCGGTGCTTGCGCTCCTTGAGCTCGACCTCGGTCGCCGCGCCCGCCTTGATGACGGCCACGCCACCGGCGAGCTTCGCGAGGCGCTCCTGGAGCTTCTCGCGGTCGTAGTCCGAGTCCGAGTTCTCGATCTCGGCGCGGATCTGGTTCACGCGACCCTGGATCTGCTCGGCGTCGCCGCCGCCCTCGACCATCGTGGTCTCGTCCTTGGTGACGACGATCTTGCGCGCCGTGCCGAGGACCTCGAGGCCCACCGTGTCGAGCTTGAGACCGACGGTCTCCGAGACGACCTGGCCGCCCGTGAGGACCGCCATGTCCTGCAGCATCGCCTTGCGGCGGTCGCCGAAGCCGGGGGCCTTGACGGCGACCGACTTGAACGTGCCACGGATCTTGTTGACGACGAGCGTGGCCAGGGCCTCGCCCTCGACGTCCTCGGAGACGATGAACAGCGGCTTGCCGGCCTGGATGACCTTCTCCAGCAGCGGCAGCAGGTCCTTGACGTTCGAGATCTTCGACTCGACGAGCAGGACGTACGCGTCCTCGAGGACCGCCTCCTGGCGCTCCGGGTCCGTCACGAAGTACGCCGACAGGTAGCCCTTGTCGAAGCGCATGCCCTCCGTGAGCTCGAGCTCCAGGCCGAGGCCCGAGGACTCCTCGACGGTGATGACACCCTCCTTGCCCACCTTGTCGAGGGCCTCGGCGATGAGCTCGCCGATCTGGGTGTCCGCGGCGGAGATGGCGGCCGTGGCGGCGATCTCCTCCTTGGTCTCGATCTCCTTGGCCTGCGTCAGCAGCTCGGCCGTGACGGCCTGGACCGCCTTCTCGATGCCCTTCTTCAGGGCGATCGGGTTGGCGCCGGCCGCGACGTTGCGCAGACCCTCGCGCACGAGCGCCTGGGCGAGGACGGTGGCCGTCGTGGTGCCGTCACCGGCGACGTCGTCCGTCTTCTTGGCGACCTCCTTGACGAGCTCCGCACCGATGCGCTCGTACGGGTCCTCGAGGTCGATCTCCTTGGCGATGGAGACGCCGTCGTTGGTGATCGTCGGCGCGCCCCACTTCTTGTCGAGCACGACGTTGCGGCCCTTCGGGCCGAGTGTGACCTTGACGGTGTCGGCGAGGATGTTGAGCCCTCGCTCCATGCTCCGCCGGGCCTCCTCGTTGAAGGCGATGATCTTGGCCATGGGGCTGTGATCCTTCTTCCAGTTCGTGGGTCGGCCGGTCGGTGCCCGCGACGGACGGGTCGCGCGCGCGGTCACGTCCCGCATCGCGACGACCCTCACCTAGGCCGGTGTGCTGCTGTCACTCTCCACCGGAGAGTGCTAACCCAATGGTTAGCACTCGACCCCTGCGAGTGCAAGCAGCGGAGCCGGGACGTCGGCCGGGCGAGCACCCCGCCGGGCCCACTCGGAGCCGGCGGGAGCACGACGACGGCCCGGTCGCGGACGTCCGCGACCGGGCCGGTCGAGCGGGCCGGCGGAACAGGCGGGCCCGCGGTGCTGCGAGGTCAGACGGGGCGGACCTGCTCGGCCTGCGGCCCCTTGGTGCCCTGCCCCACCTCGAAGTCGACCGCCTGCCCCTCCTCGAGGGAGCGGTAGCCGTCGACCTGGATCGCGCTGTAGTGGACGAAGAGGTCCTGGCCGCCGCCCTCGGGCGTGATGAAGCCGAACCCCTTCTCCGCGTTGAACCACTTGACCGTGCCCTGCGCCATGCCCGCTCCTCGCCGTCCGGGTGCCGGGACGCTCCGCCGTCGCCCCGGTGCGTGGAGCGTAGCGGCGGCCGCGTGGGCGGGAACAGGGGGTTCGTCCGTCCGCCGGGAGGGGCGCGCGGTCAGGCCGCCGGGTCGGTGACCAGCACGACGACGATGCCGACGAGGGCGCGGTCCGGGTCGACCTCGACCGCCGGGACGCCCGTGGTCGAGGCGACGAGGTCGGCCGTGGTGCGCAGGTCCTCCGACGCGACGTAGACGGTCGACACGTCGGGCAGGTCCTCCGTCGCGTTGTCGGGGGCCACGTCCGTGAAGCCCGCGGCGAGCAGGTCGTCGGCGACCCGGCCCGCGAGGCCCGCGACGCGTGCGCCGTTGAGCACCTCGACGGGCGTCGTGAGCACGGGCTCCGCGACGGGGGCCTCCGGCTCGGGGGCGGTCTCGGTCGGCCCCTCGCCCTCGGGTGCGGGTTCCCCCGCGGCCGGGTCCTCGGGCGCCTGGGTCTCCTCCGCCGCGGGCGCTGTGCCGCCGCCGACGACGGGCAGGTCACCCGTCCGGGAGAGGTAGGCCACGGCGCCGTACGCGAGCACCGGCACGACCAGCAGCACGACCAGGAACGGCCACCAGCGGCTCCACGCGGAGCGGGGCGCACGGTGCACGCCACGTGGCCCGTCGGGCGTCGCGGCGTCGAACTCGTCGTCCGGGTAGGGGTAGTCGGCCTTGCTCACGGCGGAAAGGCTAACGGGTCGACCCGCGCGGCTCGGGGACGCCCGGGCACGTCCGTGCGGCGGGGTCCGACGTCAGGCGTCGGCGCCGAGGCGGCGCGCCGTGCGCGCGCGCTGGCGCGAGGTCCGCATGCGCCGCAGGCGCTTGACCAGCATCGGGTCGAACGCGAGGGCCGCCGGGTCGTCGATCAGCGCGTTGAGCACCTGGTAGTACCGGGTGGCCGACATGTCGAACAGCTCGCGGACGGCCTGCTCCTTCGCGCCCGCGTACTTCCACCACTGACGCTCGAAGGCGAGGACCGCCTGGTCGCGCTCGGAGAGCGTCGTCGCGGCGCCGACGGGCCGGGACTCCTCGAGCGTGGCGGTCGCGCTGCTCGCCGCGGCGTCCATGGTGCCTCCGGTGCGTCGGTCGTCCGCACGCGCCGGGTCAGGCCCGGCACCGTGCGCCGCCCTCGCGGACGGCTCCGCCATGCTACGTGCGAATGACAGGGGTGTCATTCCTCCGTCGGTGTCGCACGGGCGACGGCGCGGGCGCCCTCGGGCGGCGGTAGCGTGCGGCGCCGTGACCCCCGCACCCCTGGACCAGCTCGTCGCCGCCGACTGGGCCCGGGCCCTCGCCCCGGCCCAGGACGCGCTGCGCTCCGCCGGCGACTTCCTGCGCGCCGAGGTCGCGGCCGGGCGCGCGTACCTGCCCGCCGGCGACGCCGTGCTGCACGCGTTCCGGCGTCCGCTGGCCGACGTGCGCGTGCTCGTCGTCGGCCAGGACCCGTACCCGACGCCGGGGCACCCCATGGGTCTGTCGTTCTCGGTGCAGCCCGACGTGCGGCCGGTACCGCGCTCGCTCGCGAACATCTTCACCGAGCTGGTGGCGGACGTCGGCGTCCCGGCGCCGTCGTCGGGGGACCTCACGCCGTGGTCGGACCAGGGCGTGATGCTGCTGAACCGCGTCCTGACGGTGCGGCCCGGTGCGCCGGCGTCGCACCGCGGCAAGGGCTGGGAGCAGCTCACGGACCGGGCCATCGCGGCGCTCGTGGAGCGGGGCGGGCCGCTCGTCGCCGTGCTGTGGGGCCGCGACGCGCAGCAGCTGCGGCCCGCGCTGGGCGACGTGCCCGTCGTCGCGAGCCCGCACCCGAGCCCGCTGTCGGCGAGCCGCGGCTTCTTCGGGTCCCGTCCGTTCTCCCGCGTGAACGAGCTGCTCGTGGCGCAGGGGGCCGAGCCGGTCGACTGGACGCTGCCCTGACGACGCTGCCCTGGGACGACGGTCCGGCCGGGAGCCGGTCGTGTCCCCCGGACGGGGCATAGTGGGACACGTGCACGCCGACGACCACGCCCATCCGACCCCCGCCGCGAGCGCACCCCGCTGGGCCCGCTACGTCGCCTGCGGCGACTCCTTCACCGAGGGCCTGTGGGACGCGCCCGACGGCCGGCAGGCCCCGCAGCGCGGGTGGGCCGACCAGCTCGCGTCGCACCTGTCGCGACGCCGCGTCGCGGCCGGCCTGGCCCCGCTCGAGTACGCGAACCTCGCCGTCCGCGGCCGGCTGATGGGGCCGATCCTGCGCGAGCAGGTGCCCGCGGCCCTCGAGCTGCAGCCCGACCTCGTCAGCATCATCGGCGGCGGCAACGACATCCTGCGCCCGGCCGTCGACGTCGACCGGCTGGCCGCCGAGCTCGAGGCCGTCGTCGCGCGGGTGCGCGCGACGGGTGCGGACGTGCTGCTCGGCACCGGGTTCGACACCCGCCAGAGCCCGCTCGTCAAGGCCACGCGCGCCCGCGTCGGCGTCTACAACGCGGACATCTGGTCGATCGCGCGCCGGCACGGCGCCTACGTGCTCGACGCATGGGGCATGCGCAGCCTCCTCGACTGGCGGATGTGGTCGGAGGACCGCATCCACATGACCACCGACGGGCACGCCCGGGTCGCGCAGGCCGCGCTCGTCGGCCTCGGCCAGCCGCCCGAGCGCGCCGACTGGGACGACCCGCTCGCGCCCGCGCCGCCGGTCCCCCGACTCGACCGCGCGCGCGCCGACGCGCGCTGGTTCCGGGAGCACGCGTACCCCTGGGCGACCCGTCGGCTGCGCGGCCACTCGTCGGGCGACCTGCGGATGCCGAAGCGGCCCGTGCCCCTGCCCGTCGAGTGACGCGGTGCGGGACCGGCCCGCGTCAGGGCGTGCCGACGCCCAGCGGCAGGTGCGCCTCGACCCGCACCCCGACGTCCGCCCCCGGCCCCACCCGCAGCCGCCCGCCGGCCACCGCGAGCCGCTGGGCGAGGCGTGACGTCCCCGACACCGGGTCGACGGCGCGGGGCGCGTACGGGGCGCCGTCGTTCGCCACGACGATGTGCAGCACCGCGCCCTCGACGTCGAGCCGCACGTCGACGCGGGACGCGGGACCGTGCTTCAGCGCGTTCGTCACGGCCTCCTCGACGACGCGCAGGGCCAGCAGCCGCTCGGGGACCGTGACGTCGCTGCGCGTCGGGTCGTCCAGCGCGCGCATCGCCTCGCTCGCGTGCAGGCTCGTCGCGATCGTCGCGGGCAGCCGCCCGAGCAGCGCGCGGACCGCCGGCACGAGCCCGAGCTCGAGCCGGTCGGGGTAGAGCAGCCGGCTCATCTGGCGCACGTCGTCGTCGCGGATCTGCGCGAGCTCGCGACGCACCCACGCGAGCTCGTCGGCGAGGCCGGCGTCGCTCGTGCGCCGGCGGGCCTCGACCTCGGCGAGGTGGGCGTCGACGAGCACGAGCCGCTGCTGGAGCGTGCCGTGCAGGCCCTCGGCCACCTGACGCCGGATGCGGATCTCCTCGTCCTCGAGCGCCCGCACGGCGTGCTCGACGGCCACGGCGTCGCGCTCGGCCGCGCGCGTCCGCCGGCGCGCGGAGCGTCGGCCGAGCATGACCCACACCCCGATCCCCGCCGAGACGGCGCCCGCGACGACAGCCGCGAGGAGCTCGGCGCGCAACGCGGCCACGTCGTCGGCCGGGTACACGCCGACCATGACCTGCACCAGGGTCCGCACCACCGCCATGAGCGTCGCGGCGGCCAGCGTGCCCGCCGCGACCGC is a genomic window containing:
- a CDS encoding sensor histidine kinase — its product is MAGTHDSVPLSVRRRDDEADRTVLLRASALVAAGYGVGASFQAAYIYTRVVPGWDDVALWQRLTANVVGVVVLVAALAAVRVHRARSGWAVAAGTLAAATLMAVVRTLVQVMVGVYPADDVAALRAELLAAVVAGAVSAGIGVWVMLGRRSARRRTRAAERDAVAVEHAVRALEDEEIRIRRQVAEGLHGTLQQRLVLVDAHLAEVEARRRTSDAGLADELAWVRRELAQIRDDDVRQMSRLLYPDRLELGLVPAVRALLGRLPATIATSLHASEAMRALDDPTRSDVTVPERLLALRVVEEAVTNALKHGPASRVDVRLDVEGAVLHIVVANDGAPYAPRAVDPVSGTSRLAQRLAVAGGRLRVGPGADVGVRVEAHLPLGVGTP